The Peribacillus sp. FSL E2-0218 genome contains a region encoding:
- a CDS encoding RimK family alpha-L-glutamate ligase, which produces MKTSSDLHCWIVVNGYLQHDKFSSLALFIKESAERKKIKATLIRNSDLIPVIENGIPMLKGTFGKLPDFVLFMDKDIHLARHLELLGLPVYNSSSAIDICDSKAKTHQALAGHNIPMPKTVFPPFTYEGIERVNMDVFNQIGSELGFPLVVKESYGSFGEQVYLIQTEEELLKAIRLLGHKPFIIQEFIRHSKGRDIRINVVGDQVIAAMQRHSESDFRANMTAGGRAQPYTPTKEEAILAIRCAEILGAAFAGVDLLFGEDGPLLCEVNSNSHLLNIYECTGINIADSMFDHMLNNIGKGSATDEKTSRLADI; this is translated from the coding sequence ATGAAAACTTCTTCTGACCTCCATTGCTGGATTGTCGTGAATGGCTATTTACAGCATGATAAATTTTCCAGCCTGGCTTTGTTCATCAAAGAATCGGCTGAAAGAAAAAAAATCAAGGCAACCCTCATCCGTAATTCGGATCTTATTCCCGTCATTGAAAACGGGATTCCAATGCTTAAAGGAACGTTTGGAAAGCTGCCTGACTTTGTCCTATTCATGGATAAAGATATCCATTTGGCGCGCCATTTGGAATTGCTCGGCCTCCCGGTATACAACAGCAGTTCTGCTATCGATATTTGCGACAGCAAAGCGAAAACGCATCAAGCCTTAGCGGGACATAACATACCGATGCCGAAGACCGTCTTTCCTCCTTTCACCTACGAGGGTATCGAAAGGGTTAATATGGATGTTTTCAACCAAATCGGAAGCGAGCTTGGATTCCCGCTTGTCGTCAAGGAGTCGTACGGTTCTTTCGGGGAACAAGTTTATTTGATTCAAACGGAAGAAGAACTTCTCAAGGCAATCCGTCTTCTTGGCCACAAACCATTCATCATCCAGGAATTCATCAGGCACAGCAAAGGACGTGACATTCGCATCAATGTCGTCGGCGATCAAGTCATAGCTGCGATGCAACGCCATTCCGAGAGTGACTTCCGGGCCAACATGACAGCTGGCGGCAGGGCCCAGCCCTATACACCCACGAAGGAGGAAGCCATACTGGCGATCCGTTGTGCCGAGATTCTTGGCGCCGCATTTGCTGGCGTCGATTTGTTATTCGGTGAAGATGGGCCGCTTTTGTGCGAGGTGAATTCGAATTCTCATTTGCTTAATATATATGAATGCACCGGCATCAACATCGCTGACAGCATGTTTGATCATATGTTGAACAATATAGGGAAGGGGAGTGCGACAGATGAGAAAACAAGCAGGCTGGCTGATATATAA
- a CDS encoding folylpolyglutamate synthase/dihydrofolate synthase family protein translates to MARTMKEINHFFERRQVRLGMNFGLSRMEALLKKLGNPHEGLKYIHIAGSNGKGSTLQYMKGILMEEGVRVASFTSPYLSRMNEQLKINADEISDKDFIAVFTELWPFIQEMDHAGNGPTQFEILTAMAFSYFSKKEVDLVLMETGLGGRLDTTNVIKPLLSIITSISLEHTNILGDTLAEIASEKAGIIKSGAPVISGVTAKEPADVIEDRAHAVGVPYYQLARDFQIRHVKKREGRQSFSFTHGNRTIDHLEMNMLGQHQIENAALAIAAVQIGLEHTDEKNIRKGIAEAKWDGRFEKISNDPLVILDGAHNPAGIQVLVDTLKAHYPEYHYRFVFSSFKDKDYAKMLHELEKDALEIIITEFGHDRAADAQTLYEASHHENKQLIKDWQAAITEGRRKTGDKEVLVITGSLHFLSLVRAFLQD, encoded by the coding sequence ATGGCAAGGACCATGAAAGAAATCAATCATTTTTTTGAACGACGACAAGTTCGATTGGGCATGAATTTCGGCCTGTCACGCATGGAAGCATTATTAAAGAAATTAGGCAACCCGCATGAAGGGTTAAAGTATATTCATATTGCCGGTTCAAATGGGAAAGGATCGACGCTGCAGTATATGAAAGGAATTTTGATGGAAGAAGGAGTCCGGGTCGCTTCGTTCACATCCCCGTATTTAAGCCGCATGAATGAACAGCTGAAGATAAATGCAGATGAAATCAGCGATAAGGATTTCATCGCTGTGTTCACGGAACTGTGGCCGTTCATCCAAGAGATGGATCATGCAGGGAATGGCCCCACCCAATTCGAAATATTGACGGCCATGGCGTTCTCTTATTTTAGCAAGAAAGAGGTAGATCTGGTCTTAATGGAAACCGGACTTGGAGGCAGGCTGGATACGACGAATGTCATCAAGCCGTTGCTTTCGATCATTACCTCGATTTCCTTGGAGCATACGAATATCCTCGGTGACACATTGGCGGAAATCGCTTCAGAGAAGGCAGGCATCATCAAAAGCGGGGCGCCGGTCATAAGCGGAGTGACGGCGAAAGAACCGGCAGACGTGATCGAAGATAGGGCACATGCAGTCGGTGTTCCGTATTACCAATTAGCCAGGGATTTTCAAATAAGGCATGTAAAGAAAAGAGAAGGCAGACAAAGCTTCTCGTTTACGCATGGGAATAGGACCATCGATCATCTTGAAATGAACATGTTAGGCCAACATCAAATCGAGAATGCAGCATTGGCCATTGCTGCCGTCCAGATCGGCCTGGAACATACCGATGAAAAAAACATCCGCAAAGGAATAGCGGAAGCGAAATGGGATGGCCGTTTTGAAAAAATCTCCAATGACCCTTTGGTGATTTTGGATGGTGCCCATAATCCTGCGGGCATTCAGGTTCTTGTGGATACGCTGAAGGCACATTACCCTGAATATCACTACCGATTCGTTTTCAGCTCTTTTAAGGATAAGGATTATGCCAAGATGCTGCATGAACTTGAAAAAGATGCGCTTGAGATCATCATTACCGAATTCGGCCATGATCGGGCTGCCGATGCGCAGACGCTTTATGAAGCATCTCATCACGAGAATAAACAGCTAATCAAGGATTGGCAGGCGGCCATAACGGAAGGAAGACGGAAAACAGGGGACAAGGAGGTTCTTGTCATCACTGGTTCCCTGCATTTCCTTTCTCTTGTGAGGGCATTCCTGCAAGACTGA
- a CDS encoding ATP-grasp domain-containing protein — MRKQAGWLIYNREDAEKNKGYIEWMLDEASKLDLDLHFYHREDLRIGHRFNALYAEHVLEPITMPAFAIVRTIDPFFTRQLEQMGIVCFNSSSVSEMANDKAKTHQYLSAMGIPMADTVYCNGRPKATDMALPFIAKETKGRGGKQVYLIENEADLAQLNEGNWIVQKPGRFGQDIRVFVIGNQVKAAVLRESASSFKANYTLGGTASLCELAPHDLALVERIIEAFDFGLVGIDFIFAKDGSLLLNEIEDVVGSRTLSALSEINIVREYLTFIKDRINTLQDV, encoded by the coding sequence ATGAGAAAACAAGCAGGCTGGCTGATATATAACCGCGAGGATGCCGAAAAAAATAAAGGCTACATAGAATGGATGCTGGACGAGGCAAGCAAGCTTGATCTTGATTTGCATTTCTATCATCGTGAAGATCTGCGGATCGGCCATCGCTTCAATGCGTTATATGCCGAGCATGTGCTGGAGCCAATCACAATGCCAGCCTTTGCCATCGTGCGGACCATCGACCCTTTTTTCACGAGACAGCTGGAGCAAATGGGGATTGTTTGCTTCAACTCTTCTTCCGTATCCGAAATGGCGAATGACAAAGCAAAGACCCATCAATATTTATCAGCGATGGGAATTCCGATGGCCGATACCGTATATTGCAACGGACGGCCGAAGGCAACTGATATGGCACTCCCTTTCATCGCTAAAGAAACAAAAGGCCGCGGCGGGAAGCAGGTGTATTTAATCGAGAATGAGGCTGATTTGGCCCAGTTGAATGAAGGAAACTGGATCGTGCAAAAGCCTGGCCGATTCGGACAGGATATCCGTGTTTTTGTAATAGGCAACCAAGTGAAGGCCGCCGTGCTCCGCGAATCAGCTTCGAGCTTCAAGGCCAATTATACGTTAGGCGGAACAGCTTCCTTATGTGAACTAGCTCCACACGATTTAGCGCTGGTTGAAAGAATCATCGAAGCGTTTGATTTTGGCCTGGTCGGCATCGATTTCATTTTTGCCAAAGACGGCAGCCTGCTGCTCAATGAAATCGAGGATGTCGTCGGGAGCCGTACGTTAAGTGCCTTAAGCGAGATCAATATCGTAAGGGAATATCTCACTTTCATTAAGGACAGGATCAACACCCTGCAGGACGTTTAA